In Mariluticola halotolerans, one DNA window encodes the following:
- the lpxI gene encoding UDP-2,3-diacylglucosamine diphosphatase LpxI domain-containing protein (LpxI, functionally equivalent to LpxH, replaces it in LPS biosynthesis in a minority of bacteria.) — MAITKTETQPRRLSIMAGKDALPLMVLEAAREAGWAVQYQSFVPRPELTDIEVRLIDIGKPLDIVMGIRRFKATHICMVGAVHVSDKGREGFFKLLGGKKKPRKPSGDSGLSRLGRALEVTTGATLLGAHEIVPGLLAEPGHIAGPKPDKNLVADGLFALNAAISAGQLDLGQALVCSGHRVVAVEDIAGTDALLRRVAEHRAAGLVGDGGSDLVLAKARKPNQPMFVDLPAIGPGTVIAAHEAGLRAIFVQAGNSVVIERERLQAAALELGVSVYGGESDHV, encoded by the coding sequence AAGCTGCGCGTGAAGCGGGCTGGGCGGTGCAATACCAAAGTTTTGTGCCACGGCCGGAGCTGACCGATATCGAGGTCAGGCTGATTGATATCGGCAAGCCGCTCGACATCGTTATGGGTATTCGCCGGTTCAAGGCGACCCATATCTGCATGGTCGGCGCGGTGCATGTTTCCGATAAGGGGCGCGAGGGCTTTTTCAAGCTGCTCGGCGGCAAGAAAAAGCCGCGCAAGCCATCCGGCGACAGTGGCCTTTCCAGGCTGGGGCGTGCGCTCGAGGTGACAACAGGTGCCACTTTGCTCGGCGCGCACGAGATCGTGCCAGGGCTCTTGGCAGAGCCGGGCCATATTGCCGGTCCAAAGCCCGACAAAAACCTGGTGGCCGATGGGCTCTTTGCGCTGAACGCGGCCATTTCGGCCGGGCAGCTGGATCTGGGGCAGGCGCTTGTGTGTTCGGGGCACCGCGTCGTCGCTGTCGAGGATATCGCGGGTACCGACGCCTTGTTGCGCCGGGTGGCGGAACATCGCGCGGCGGGTCTTGTGGGGGATGGCGGTAGCGATCTCGTGCTGGCCAAAGCCCGCAAGCCCAATCAGCCGATGTTTGTGGATTTGCCCGCCATCGGCCCCGGTACGGTCATTGCGGCCCATGAAGCAGGTCTCAGGGCGATATTCGTTCAGGCGGGCAACAGTGTCGTCATCGAACGTGAACGCTTGCAGGCGGCGGCTCTGGAGCTTGGGGTCAGCGTATATGGCGGCGAGAGCGATCATGTCTGA